From Deltaproteobacteria bacterium:
TTATGGAGCCAAGAGGGTACTGGACGGGCAGATCCTCTATAAAGATTTCTTTCAATTCTATCCTCCCGGTGATTTCTACCTACTTGCCTTTGTGTTTAAGCTCTTTGGATACAGCTTTATCATTGCCAGGGAAACTGCCGTGGTAATTGACAGCCTTATAAATACTCTTCTTTTCTATCTTAGTTATAAAGCGATAAAATCATGGTACGCAATCTTATCACCACTTTTTTTCCTTATTCTGGGATATCCAAATTGGATGCAATATAGCCACTATTGGTCGAGCATGCTGTTTCTATTTATATCGCTTGCCTTTTTTCTGAATTATCTCGAACAAAATAAGATCACCTATCTCTACTTGACCGGCATCTTTACAGGCATAACAGGTCTGTTCCTTCAGACGCCGGCCGTGTATGCTATTTTATTAATATTGCCGGTTTTGATTTTGGAGAAAAGAAAAGAACAAGGCTTTGGTAAAAAAGTCTTCTTATTTTTAATGGGTATTGGCGTTCCATTGATTATTGTATTTGGGTATTTTGTATGGCAAGGGGCTTTCTTTGATTTTATAAAAGAACAATATACTATGAGTAAGGTATATTCGGAAACACAAACATTTAATCCGATAGTGCTCTATTTTCAGCACGTTAACGAGTTTAGTGTCATTTTTATGCTCTATACAAGTATAGCAATTCTCTCCGGTGTTGCTTTAATCTTTTTCAGGAAGAAGCTCTCAAATCCAGTAAAAATAATCCTTATAGGCAATATCGTTCTGTTTTTTACCAGCAGCAGCCGAATGGACTTTGAGCATATACTCGTAAATTCAGCAATCGTATTCATTGTGGTTCTTATTCCTGTAAAATGGTTTTTGGACTATCTGAGAAATAAATATAATTGGGCATTTAAAGGCGCAATTATTGTATGGACCGTCACAGCTGTTATTCTTATTCTCTGGGGCGTTATTTCAATGAAAACAAACATCCACGCTATAGAGGCAAGTGCTTATCAGATTAATTTTAATGGTACACAGGTATGGACATTTAATGAGAAAGAGGCATATGAAATCAATGAGTTTTTTCCGCAGGTAGAAAAGATATTGAATGGGGATAAAAATGTGTTTGTGTATCCTTATGGCCCGCTGATTTATGTCTTAATGAATTTCAACAATCCCCTATATTTCGACTATGCACCTGTTTATGTTAATAACAATAATTTAATCAATACATTTGCTATGCCAATAATACAATTGTTAAAAGCAGATAACATTAAGTATATAATTTACTGTGGTTGGCCAAAAGATTATGTTAATGCAGTATTAGCATTAGAAAATAGACAGTACCATATAAACGCACTTGATATATTTATCAGGGCACATTATTCCCCGGTATTAAGAGTAAACGACTTAATTCTTTATAAGAAGCGTTCATGACGGACGAACGGGGGAGGTCTATTCATGAGAAATACCGTAATAAAGTATTGAAGGATGACCAGCTCAAACGCATGTGCAAAAGAGGGCAAAGCATTGGATGATGGCGTTAAGGGTCCTCGTAACCAGTGGATTCATTTATTGTGCAACGATAATAAAAGAATCCACCCCTTAATCATATTGCTGTTATTTTTCTTTCTAGCGGCTGTGTTGACCTACCCGCTCTGTTTTATGATTAACGGTAGGTATATACCTTCTTTCCATCATTCTTATCTTATTGACCCTTTGCTGAACGTATATATTCTCGGATGGAATATACATAAAATCTTATCTTTAAATTTACATCACTATTTTGATGCAAATATCTTTTATCCTTATAGATATACGCTTGCCTATTCTGAAAACCTTATCACCACTGCTTTGCTGTTCGCATTGCCTGTTTACTTGATCACAAAAAATATTATTATCGCATACAATATCACCATGTTTGCCGGTTTTGTGCTCTCAGGCTGGTTTATGTATATACTCACAGAACATTTGACGAAAAAAACTGTACCTGCGGTATTGGCCGGCATACTGTTCTCGTTTTCTTCATTCAGGTTTGCATACCTCGGTAATATTCAGATGATCACTGCCATGTGGATTCCGCTGACCATCCTTTATATCCACAAATATTTTGAAACCCACAAATACAGTTATATTGCATTTGCCTCTCTTTTCTTTGTCCTCAATGCGGGAGCATGTGCTTATTACATGATATTTCTGTCTATATGGGTGTTTTGTATGTTCTTCTTTTTTGGTCTGGCCGAGGTAAGAGCTATAAAGAAAACAATGATGGGGTTTTTGATATTCGTGTTTTTAAGTTCATTAGGCACCTTTCCTATTTATTATCCTTATTTGAAATTACAAGGATTGATGGAACTGCAAAGGTCTTTGCTATCTGTTAATAGTTATGCTGCTCCTATAAATATTCTCTCAGGTGGAATTATTATTCCTTTATCCCTTATGATGAATTTCGTAAAAAAAAACGGCATGGGCTGGGGCACAGAGAATAAAAAAAATCTATTGTTTTATACGATAATGGCGTATTTGTTTATTCTGCTAAGTATTGGACCGTACCTCCTTTTAAAGAATAATTTGTTTAATCCTATTTACATATTATTGTACAAATACATGCCGGGTTTTAATGTAATAAGAAATCCTGGCAAGTTTTGGACGATGATTTATTTAGCAGGGGGTATGCTGTTTGCTTATGCATTAACATTAAAAAATAAACCTTTATCAATCCTTATTATTATTATTATCATTATGCGGAGCATAAACATGCCTATACATATGACTTCCTTACCGGACAACGGAAAGGTGCCTGCTGTGTATGCATGGCTTAAAAAGCAGAAGGGTGAATTTGCAATAACAGAAATGCCGCTGACTGTGTTAACCAATCACGATGATTGCGCAGCAGCATGGTCATCGCTTTACAGTCAAGGTGACTACACTGTAGTATTTAAACAACCATTATCTTTAAGCTTTTTATTCTATGGACTAAAGGAACACGAAAGAGAGTATTATAGCCTGTATCATTTTAAAAAGTTGTTCAATGGTTATAGCGGATATTGGTCTAATTTATATTTGGCTTCACTGAGGTTTACCCCCACAGAGCAGCTTGCATTATTCAAAGCTATAGACATCAAATATATCATTGTCCACAAGGATGAATTTCAGGATCAACAGACGCTTGCCAATCTGGTATATCTCTTGAACACCAGTGATGTCGCTTTATTTAAGAAGGTCTATGATTCTCAAAATACATTGGTATACGAGATACTCGATCGGAATGAAGCCTTTGATCCGGATAAGACTTATTTAAAGGATTACGCATTTCAAATATTCTTTAAAAGAGAACATACTCAATCAGGCTCAGTGGCAATTATGCCATACATAGAAAACAGAGGAGACAGACCTGCGGTATTTCTATATGAAAATCACCTTACACTTGAAACGCTGTCTGTGGACAACAAGGTTATTCAGAAGACAAAGCTTGATTATATACCTTTTTCAGCTCCATTCTTATTGCCCGGTGACTCAGCACCATTTGTGTTTACCGTAGCATCTTCGCAAAGTGTACTTTTCACTCCAAATGTATATAAGATTAGATTTATTCAGGATGGCACAATCATTTGGGAGTCTTTGAGAAATAAACTTGTCGTAGAATAGTAACTATAAGAGTTCAATGGAATTATATTGTAGTGTCGTTCGTCAGACGTTGCCGCTTTCGGCTGTGATACATCATTCTATACTCATGGGAGACAGTCATAATCGCTTACGGACGTATATAGTATAAGAAGGTACTGCTTGCTTGAATACATAATGGGTGATTATCCACTGTAATATTATATTTTGGGCAGTATCGAATACACATGAATTTATATTTCTATAAGGTTGATATTTTAACAGTGTTAAATAATTATCTAATATAACATAATGAGGTTTTGACTTCTCAAGCTGTCTGATCACAATCTCTGCTTGTGCTTTTGTGTTATAACAAGGAGTATAAGTATTCAGCATAGTAGGATTTTCAGCACCCGATAGAAAATAGAACATGGGAGACCAATAAAGAATAAAAACTTTTTTGGGAAAATGTCCATCAAATACCTCTACTAAGGATAATACGTCGGGTTCAATCTTTTGCATGGGAGATTTATTAGGCAATTGAGGGAAAGCAATCATTCCTGCAAACATTTGTTTCTTAACACAATATGAAGAATGTATAAAATTATCTGTTCCCCGGTAATATCTTGCCGACTCGTATACGGTCACTAAAGACAAAAGAAATAAACAAGTAAATAATATTCCCTTTGATAATCTTCTGTTTGTAAGATAATTTTCTATCAGTATAATAATAAACAATATGTCCAGAGGTAAATAAAAGATAAAGAGATTTCCTGTTGGATTTATCATCGTACTTGCAAAACCAGCTATTAAAATTACGGTTACGGTCATAATTGTTGTATCATCTCTATGGGGCGTTTTTATTGGATTAATATCCTTTATAAGGAATGCAATGCCCGTAAGCATCACTATAAAAACAAATATATAATCTGCAAAAATATGTATCAAAATAAGTTCAACAGATTTAAACATTACGGGGTAATAAATAATTTGTTTTATGTAGGAAGCATTGTTTGTCATTGTATAATGTCCCCATGGCCATATAAAAAGATCATAGAGCATTGGGTTTAATGCACCTGCCAAATAAAATAAGACAAATACAAACAATACAGGAACAAAAAAACCCATGCTCAGATAACCAAAAGATTTGGCAGCATCTTTTAATGAACCGTCTCTGTATCTGAAATACCAGGCAATAAATATAACCAGCATACCATAGAGAGCTAATCCTGTACTCTGCATGGTCAGAAATACAAAAGCCGTGGCGATCCCAGGGATTATCCATTTAACGTTGATACGATGATCATCCAGCGTGCATTTTATTGTTAAAAACAGAGTAAGGATAATGCCGTCAAGTGCAAACCAGTGATGACTCACAGAAAAATAACGAGATGAGTATCCGATCATTATCACGGAAGGTATAAACATCATGAATTTATTTTTTATGATACGCAATGACGTAAACCACAGAATTACAACTGCTAATCCGTTCGCTATTACAATAGTTAGCCGTGCGACCTTCAGGCTGGTACCAAAAAACCAATACGCTATGGCAACTATATAATCAGTAAAGGGAGTTACTATATCAAAGAAGTCCCTGTATAATACCTGACCATCCAGTATCCTCTTCGCTCCGTATATTGCTATACCTTCATCCCAATTCGACCCGTTCCCCAAATATGATATTAAATGAAAAGGTAAATAAATTGTTAACACAAAAAGTAAAAAAGCTACAAGATAGGGCATCAATCTTTTGTATTCATATTTGCCTGAGTTCAAGTATGCCTCCTTTTGATTTATATTATTGCGTAAGACGCTGTACAATTCAAGTGTATGAACAATAAGGCACATATCTTATATATGTATGATTTTTGTACTGAGAGCGTTTTCATGATCGAATTAACCATATCATGCATACAGATACCCGAGGGCTTGCAGACTGGGTCAAAATAGCTTGAGACAGAATAATAGAAGGGAATTGGCCGATGAGTCTCCACTGTTAACAGACCATTTTAGAGCTTCACAGCAAGTTTTATCTTAATTCATATATGTAGTAGAAATCATCGATTTTTCGCGATATTTTATAATTATGGCTTATATAATTCAATAATGGATCATTCTTTATATTGAATACTTCCGGATTTACATTGCGCCAGCGTGCTTGTTTTAAGTCATTAAGATAACCATCAATAATTACAAGCTTTGGCTTGAAATATTCTAATTGTTCGATGACTTTATTGGCTTGAGCCCTTGTATTATAAACGGGAGTGTAGGTGTTCAGCACAGTAGGATTGTTGGTCCCGGTAATAAAATATATTGACGGAGACCAGAAGAGAATGAATGAATAGCGCGGAAATTTAATTTTCAAGAGAGAATCAATACTATCGGCACTCGTGTCAGGCAGAATAATTTTACCAGCTGCAGTTTTAACTTCTATAGAAGGCATATCAGATATTACATAATTATAAGTCTTTTGATACCAGTTATAGGATAACGCAACTGTGCCTATCAGGTAACATAGACTAATTGTTTTTAGAATATATCCGGCGAAGCCTCTATCGCTATGCTGTACAATAAAAAATACTAAGACTAAGAAGAATGGAAAGTAAAGGAGAAGCCTCAAACTGGAAGGATTGATATATTCACTAATAAATAATGTTGATAAAATCAGTAATAAAAATAAAAACTTATCTTCGAATATTTTATTTTTCCAATACTGTTGAATAATATAAATTGCACCGACAAAAAAGAGCATAATAGGAAAATATATTATTACGCCCAATGAAACAAACAATACATCAATAATGCTTACGGGCAATCTTTTAAGGCCAATAAATTCGTAGATACTGGGAAAATGCAAAAAATGTGTAAAAGATACATTATTCGTAACAACGTAATGTCCCGCTGGCCATATAAATATATCGTATATAAAATTATGCAAGCCACCCTTTATCATAAAGAATATCAGTGTAGCAATTATGGGGAGCCAGAAGCTGAGAGAAAATAAGATGAACTCTGTTGGAAATAAATTGGGATTTGAAGGTATTTCCCTATCATAAACGGATAGGCCTTTTAATGTGGTAAAATGAATTGAAGATTTTTTCCTTTTTATGAGATTCAGTACAATGCGGATTACAAAGTATAGAGATAAAATACCGTATAATGCCAATCCCGTACTCTGTAAGAATAATAAAGTAAGTGAAGTCCCAAGTCCTGCGAGTAACCATTTTAGTGCTTTATTATTATCAAAGAGCATCAATAGAAACAAAGTTAAAGTAGCGAAAAAAATGGCAAACGCGTGATGACTGACAGCTCCATAATCTAAGTCGGAAATATAGCTGAGCATCAGCAATACAGGTGGAATATACGCGAGCTTTCTGCCCTTTATAAGTTTGCGTGATATGATTAATAACATTACCACATTCAATGAATTTGTTATAATGATAGAAAGCCGTGCAGCCTTTAGCGTTGTCCCGAATAGTTTAAATATAAGAGCAAGCAGATAATCCGTGCCAGGCGTTACTATGTCAAAAAAATCTTTATAAAGAGTCTGTCCCATAAGAATTCTTTTTGCGCCATAGAGTGCTATCCCTTCATCGACGTTTAAAAGCAATAGTAAATAATAATGTAAGGATAGAAGGATCGTTAAAATAAATAAAATGAATGCTGTGATCCAGTCTTTGTAATTTAGGCCATTTTTATTTAACATATAACCAGATATTTTCCTTAGTGCTTTTTGAATCGGTATACATAATAGTCATCATGGTATCTAAAGATAAGGTCAAATTGTTTGCCCAGAGATGTAGCATTTGCAATAGCGGAGAACATTGGAAGATTAGATTCAACCCATTTCTTGTTCAGTATGACGAATTTAATCCTATGCTCCTGCATAACATGTATTAATTCAAATAGGTTGCTAAACCACATATCTGGGAATAGCACCCAGAAATCTTTATCAAAAAGATATTGCGTGGGTCCAAGGGAATAATAAGGCATATAAAATCTAATGTTATTTAATAATTTATATTTTCTTAAATCTTTCAGATTAATTATCCCTATCTTATCCAATTTAATTATATCATTTTTATGTTGGGCTTGAGAAAAGTCTACAAATACAGAAAATGCATCCTTAAGCTTATAAGGATCGTTAATATTATTATAGTATATGTATCCCGGTGTAGATAATACATCCAATGGGCTTATCATGCCATGTAAATTCAATGTATAGCTTAGATCTTTAGACACTTTCTTCACGATATAAAAAAATGCGACCTCGCTTATGCTGTCTTTTATGGTTCCATACCTCGGTTGATCAACATAAACTATTGAATGAGAATAGGGGTGGAATGTTTTAGGCTCTACAATTGGAGCAAACATGGTTACGTAAATAACAAGTAATATACTAAGAGGTTTGAACAGCATCTTTGGTTTAATATCAGCTAAAACAGCCCCTGCTGGTACATAAAACAGTGAGGTTAATGCAACCGGAAGATATGTCCCCTTTTCTAGATAAGCCACCATGGATATAAATACTACAAACCCTAGAATGACAATACTATTCTCAAGAACAATCTTTTTATATGGCTTTTTGAAGATAAGCAGAATTACAGCAGCGACAATATAGTACTGAAGTTTTAAACACATACTATAGATCCGAAAAACATCGACAAGATGAAGTAGAAGGGGCAGTGTATTAGAGTAGATAGATATTAAAAATGTTAAAAACACATTAGATAATTCATTTTTTAGAGATGGAAAATATATGTTCTGATTTTGTGCCATGATAACTATGTTTCCTGATTGTAAGGTGTAATTATAAAATGGATTGAGATAAACGATGGTGTTCACAATTAATTGTGGTAAGCTGCCCAATATGGTTCCCCCAATTAAATAGCCTATTATGGGTAGATACAATCTTGTGCCTTTTCCATAATGTTCTATCACTATTATTAATATGTATATTAATATAAAAACAATACTATATTGTTTTATTATTGATGCGATCCCAATGATCAGTCCTACAAAAAACCACGTTTTATTCTGCCCTGGTGCTTTTAATAAAAGATAGAAAGTCCATAGCAAAAGTGAAGCTACTAAAATGTCCTGATTCTCCCCGATAGAGCCAAAAATAATGTGCGAGTTTATGCCGACAATAAAAGCAGTCAATAAAGCCCATAAAATATTCCTAAACATGATAAAGGAGATCTTATAAACAAGATATACCAAAAGCCCGCCAGAAATTGCACAGAGGAGCTTTGCAGAAAAGAGATAATTTCTCGTGAAAATGCTTATGATGTTTAGTAGTAAGGGATAGCCAGGGCTGTAATATCCCGTAAGAATCTTTGGATTTCCAGTGAATTGTAATATCGCAGAGAACTCTGTGGGAAAAAAATCTGAACTGTTAATATACCAATCAAACTTTAGTATAAGAAAAAGATAAAACCCAAACGCTAAACAGCCAATAACTATAGGCAGCAGATTGTTTAAAGTTTTCTTGCTCATGATAAAATTATTCTCTTAATAAAACGGGGCAATTTTCTTGAACAACCTTTTTTAATAAAAAGGAATAATTTGTGGGAGTATTATTATAACAGGCATTAAGTGCCTGGTTAAACCATTTACATGCATATTCCTTTGGATACCCCTCACTTAAATATTTGCAGCCTACGATGCTGAGGGAAAATGGAATTGGTTGCAGAAAGGGAGGGGGTAATATCGTTTTCAGCTCTTCAACGGTAAAGTATTTTGAAAAGATCCCCGGTAACGTATAATTGCATAATATCTTTGCATAAGTATCATTATATTTTAATTTTAGCTTATAAATATCAACATCAGAAAAGGGCAAATTGCGTATAAGCGTTAAAGTGTATAGGAGACTCATACCGGTTTTTAACTTATAATTTTGGAACAAATATGCTGATTGCTTTAATAAATATTCTGCGTAGGCATTATCCCCTTTCTCAAGTACATCTGTAATCCCCTTATAATAATAGATAAACGGGCTGTAAGGAAAATCCTGTTCCATTATTCCTAAATACCTTTTAGACTCTTTAGCATTGCCATTTATCAGAGAGGTATTTATTATATTGGCTAAGAAGACAGGGTCTTCTTTATATGCTCTTTCAAAGCCTTTAAAACAACTTATATCATCCTTCCCTAAATGACTAAACTTTAGGGTGATCACGGAGATTGAAATTATTATGGTAAACAATGCAAGATAATATATGTACTTATAAATTACCTTCCCGCTTATTAACCTATATAGACTTATTAGTATATACCCTATAATACAGGTTAACCCTGCGAAAGGAAGTAAAAGGTAATGATCATAACCCTGTGAGGCAAGAAACATATTATATATGAACTGGGGGACATTTACTATACCACTTCCAGGAATAATATTTATTCCATACCATAACAACCAAAAACTGATGAAGGGCAGCGTACGCCTATAATGCCAGATAATAAAGAGTATAAAAAGAATAAAGAGAATGGATATAATAATCATCGGGTTTAGCCATGAAAACATGGGTAATGGCGTATAATAAGGCAACATATTAAGAGGAAGGATTTGGGTTAATGGGTATGAAAATAAACCGGCAGTATTGATTATCGCCATCTGTACGTGATTGGATATGGGCATAGGGGAAGCTTTAACTCCATAGATTAATAAAAAGTACACAATACCAGATGTTATGCTAATTATTATTCCTCCAACATACCATTTGAATGCTTTTTTGAGCTTTGAAGGGTAAAATAAGAAATCATAGAAGAAAAACATCACCGGCAATGTAATGGCAGTAGCTTTGCTCATTAAGCCCAGTATCCACAAGATAATACCTATAGTCAGTGTAGACCTCTTGTCAGTTTCGCGATACGACATATAGAGGGTAAAAGAGCTGAATATAAACATATTTGCCAGTGTCGTCTTAAGCTCGGACATTGCCATTATTGATTCTGTCTGGATAGGTGCAATAAGAAAGAATAGAGCGGATACAATTGCCATAGATTTATTTTTCATCATCTTAAGGACAATAAGATAGATAAGGAAACTATCTATTATATGTAATAATAGATTTACTACATGGAACATAGGACTATTTAATCCAAAAAACTGATATATGAGCATGTACACGGATAGATGAAGAGGTTCATATTTTAGTGTAAATGTATGAGTAAAAATGCATTCAAGATGGTTGAAACTTATACCTTTTATACATGGATTATTAACAATATAGATAGCATCATCTGGATTGGCTAAGGGCAGAAAATGTGAAACAAACACAATATTGTATATTATTAATCCAATAATTGTAAATGATAAAAATACAACGGTATTGAAGAAAAAATCCGTTTTTTCATTTATAATGAATTCTTGCTTAAATTTTTGCCACGCTTGTTTCATGTATAATATGTTTTATATACATTATTAACCATAATCAATATAATTCATGAGCGGCAATGGGTTTAATTTGCTATTACAAGGGAAGATATACCCAATTTAATCCTTTTTAAGAACATGAGCCACTATTAGATTATTTATTGTAAAGGGCATAAGAAAAAACATCAAGAGCTGCGTGACCTTTTCTCAATAGTTCGGTTAATGAAGAGACTTTACTAAGATGTTTCCATATATATGTTGGACGCAGATAAAAACGTTTGTGTGCAAGTTTTGTAAGGCTCTGAGCTTCTTCATACGATAAAGGATTCTCCCAGTAAGCTATGTAGGGTAGAGGACTTGGTCGTGTGGCAAAATCCATATAAAAATCATTGGCAATACCGCCACTTTTTATTGCATTGGTGTATAGCTCTGTTCCTGGTAAAAGAACCATATACATGAATTGTGCGTAATCTGGATCAATCTCTATGGCAAAATCTATTGTACGCAATGATGTTTCCTTTGGTCTTCCTGGTATACCAAGTATAAAATAAGTAACTACCTCAATGCCGGCGTCTTTTGTAAGCCTAACTGCATTACGTACCATGTCTGTGGTTATACCCTTTTTTAAATATTTTAAAGTTTCATCGTCTCCAACTTCCAATCCAAAATTAATTCTACGGCATCCTGCATGATATAATTGTTGAAGCATTTTAAGATTAATCTTATCTACCCTTGCCCGTATACTAAAGTTTACAGGAGACCCATTGCTTATAAGTCTTTGACAGATGTCTCCCACTCGTTCCTCACTGAAATTAAAGTTATCATCATAGAAGTTAATTTCCTTATATCCAATTTCAGCGCATTCAGATATTTCATCCACAACATTATCAGGAGATCTTGCTCTAATTGAACGAAAGGGAACATCACAAAAGGTGCATTTGAATTTACATCCTCTACTTGAAATCATTGTGGTCGAGAACGCACTTGTATCAGAAACAAATTTATAAGCCTTTTTAGGTACAAGTTTACGTGCAGGGAATGGAAGGGTGTCGAGATTCTCTATTAATGACCTCGGTGGCGTAACTAATAATGTGCCATTATGATTTAGATATATTCCAGGGATCTGTTCAAGGGACATGCCCTTTGCAAGAGCTTCAACAAGTTCTGTCATTACTTCTTCGCCTTCTCCGGGAACAACAGCATCTATATAAGGCAACATAGCTGTTTGAGCAGGGTATATAAATGCGTGCGGTCCTCCTATAACTACAAAAACATCTGGATTCACCTGTTTTGCCCTATGGGCTATTTCAAGTGTATCAAGAAGCGTTAAAGTGTAGGTACTGATGCCAACTATGTCTGGCTTGTATTTGCGGATCCTTTCTTCAATAGCATCATAAGAAAGGTTTTCAAGAGTAGCATCGAGCATAGCTACTTCATGATCAGTGGTGTAAGTTGTCAGATAACTGGCAATGTAAAGTAATCCTAACGGAGGTAAACGAGTTGTAAAATCTGCATGCCTCATGTAGTTTGGTGGATCTACAAACATCAATTGCCGATCTGTTGGATTTATTAATAGAATTTTCATTGTTTATTATAATCTAAAAAGCATTTATAGGAGTGGTATTATTACACATAAAATCATTTGATTGAAAAAAATATATATCTGAATACTCTAAGGGCGCGAATTAATAGATCATTCCACATCGATTTAGTTTTAAGAATTAGTAATATTCTGGCTGGATTTAAATAAAACCTGGCATATGCCCAATGATATAATCTAAAGAATTCTTTGTCTGGTACATTTGATCCGTTGAATGGTACACCATGGAAATCAAAATTAGTGGAATTTAGTTCCTCAATTGATTTTCCAGAAATTTCAAACTGTCTTAGTATTTCAGTTCCAGGGAATGGAGTAGCAATTAGAAAGATGGCCACTTGAAGCTTAAGTTTACAGGCAAAATTAATTGTAGATTTAATTTCCTCCTTTGTCTCAGTCGGAAACCCGAATACAAAAGTACCCCTAACAAAAAGGTTTTGTGATGCGGCATAATTTATTAAACGTTCAGCCTTTTCTAAATTTATATTTTTATGGATTAGCCTTTGAAGTCTCTTAGAAGCAGTTTCAATTGCTACAGTTAATTCTGCGGTCCCTGCTTTTTTCATAAGAGAAATTGTTTCTTCATCCAATAAATCTACTCTTATACCAGTAGGAAAAGAAAGCCTTACATCCAATGCATTAGAAATAATATTCTTAAAAATATCTTTATATCGATTTCTATCAAAATTAGCAACATCGTCTATTATTTCAAAATCTCTTATCTTATATTTTTCTGTTAAAACTTTCATTTCATTAATAACATTTAATGGAGTTCTTGCTCTAAATTTTTTGTCTCTTATGTTATAACAAAATATACAATGGAAAGGGCACCCTCTCGATGTAAGTAGGGACATATATGGGCGTACTCCAATATTGCTTTGACTCGTTAGTTTCGAATATTTATCATACTCGATAAGATCCCATGAGGGAAAAGGAAGTGCATCAAGATCTACCAT
This genomic window contains:
- a CDS encoding B12-binding domain-containing radical SAM protein codes for the protein MIKLLLIKATNNKVKSGGDVTPPLGIMYLASYLSYKMSDKIQIKILDTRLYPNVIQIVNKYMDNFKPDIVGISAITLEAENLLKIANFIKSVSSKIPVIVGGPHVSYFTENIIDSPYIDFGVIDEGEITFYELITALNEGGNFDDIKGIAFKKDGRIIKTQQRPYMVDLDALPFPSWDLIEYDKYSKLTSQSNIGVRPYMSLLTSRGCPFHCIFCYNIRDKKFRARTPLNVINEMKVLTEKYKIRDFEIIDDVANFDRNRYKDIFKNIISNALDVRLSFPTGIRVDLLDEETISLMKKAGTAELTVAIETASKRLQRLIHKNINLEKAERLINYAASQNLFVRGTFVFGFPTETKEEIKSTINFACKLKLQVAIFLIATPFPGTEILRQFEISGKSIEELNSTNFDFHGVPFNGSNVPDKEFFRLYHWAYARFYLNPARILLILKTKSMWNDLLIRALRVFRYIFFSIK